In Parus major isolate Abel chromosome 3, Parus_major1.1, whole genome shotgun sequence, the following are encoded in one genomic region:
- the MSH5 gene encoding mutS protein homolog 5, whose product MSATSATSCALPPSLGSEQEEREEQEHSETHMSVLWYAGQLAITYYDTEDCSVYFMPETPDNEDLKLLQKVIGELNPQCIVTSAKQDQNIAKFLTNLTATAGDKDIRKPEIVLFPNIDFGLEVSKQRILSRQFPFIPSHMTATEKILYLSSVIPFESPLMIRALGGLLKFLDRRRVGVELEDSSIAVPILAFKKFVLSDTVNMDQDTYCVLQIFKSDIHPSVYKLSSGLKEGFSLYGILNRCRCKWGEKLLRLWLTRPTRNLTELNKRLDVINFFLLAQNHETVLTLQNCLKNIKNVPLILKRMTLSNTKVSDWQALYKTAYNAVCLRDTCRSLPSTIELFQTISSVFTDDLHYIANLISKVVDFEGSLSENRFTVRPNVDSTIDEKKRKLMGLPGFLTEVAQKELETLDSHIPSCSVIYIPLIGFLLSIPRLPNMVDKTDFEIEGLDFMFMSDNKLQYRSARTKELDSLLGDLHSEIRDQETLIMHQLQTRILEKSEVLNSVIEYTAHLDVLLALAAMARENAYCRPRFTHRHGFHIKDGRHPLMELCAKTFVANPVNSGEATRRIKIITGPNSSGKSVYLKQVGLIVFMALIGSYVPAAEAEIGVIDGIYTRIHSRESVSVGLSTFMIDLNQVAKAVNNATERSLVLIDEFGKGTNTVDGLSLLAAVLRYWIRQGTQCPQVFVSTNFHSLMQLELLPDTPLLEYLTMETHQDGEELIFFYQIKEGLSTISHAANIAALAGMPAKIIERGVEVSELIRNGKPIKRLDHPSKGDRMEKCKSVVEKFLSIDLDDPQVDLEEFMSKEVLPSAASVL is encoded by the coding sequence ATGAGTGCCACATCAGCCACGAGCTGTGCCTTGCCACCGTCGCTTGGGTCTGAGCAAGAGGAACGAGAGGAGCAAGAGCACTCGGAGACACATATGTCTGTTTTGTGGTATGCAGGGCAGCTGGCAATTACTTACTATGATACAGAAGACTGCTCAGTCTACTTCATGCCTGAGACACCTGATAATGAAGACCTCAAGCTACTACAAAAAGTGATTGGGGAACTTAACCCTCAATGCATAGTGACCAGTGCAAAACAGGATCAGAATATTGCCAAATTCCTGACCAACCTAACAGCTACTGCTGGTGATAAAGACATACGAAAACCAGAAATTGTCCTGTTTCCTAACATAGATTTTGGTCTAGAAGTCAGCAAGCAACGGATCCTGTCTAGGCAATTTCCTTTTATCCCATCTCATATGACTGCCACTGAGAAAATTCTCTATTTGTCCTCAGTCATCCCTTTTGAGAGTCCACTCATGATACGAGCCTTAGGGGGCCTCCTTAAGTTTCTAGACAGAAGAAGGGTTGGAGTTGAACTCGAAGACAGCAGTATAGCAGTTCCTATTTTGGCCTTTAAAAAATTTGTGCTGTCAGATACTGTGAATATGGACCAAGACACTTACTGTGTCCTGCAGATATTTAAAAGTGATATCCATCCTTCTGTGTACAAGCTGTCCAGTGGACTAAAAGAAGGATTCAGCTTATATGGAATTTTAAATCGTTGCAGATGCAAATGGGGAGAAAAACTGCTGAGGCTGTGGCTCACACGACCTACCCGGAACCTGACAGAGCTGAACAAACGGCTGGATGTTATCAACTTCTTCCTTCTGGCTCAGAACCATGAAACAGTCCTTACTCTTCAAAACTGCCtcaagaatattaaaaatgtgccTCTTATTTTAAAGAGGATGACTCTTTCCAACACAAAAGTTAGTGACTGGCAAGCACTGTATAAGACGGCATACAATGCAGTGTGCCTTAGAGACACGTGTCGTTCTCTGCCCAGCACTATTGAACTTTTTCAGACTATTTCATCTGTCTTCACTGATGATCTGCACTATATTGCTAACCTAATTAGCAAAGTGGTAGACTTTGAAGGCAGCCTTTCAGAGAACCGTTTCACTGTTAGACCCAATGTAGATTCCACAATtgatgagaagaaaagaaagctgatgGGACTGCCAGGCTTCCTTACAGAAGTGGCACAAAAAGAACTGGAGACTTTGGACAGTCATATTCCCTCTTGTTCTGTGATCTACATTCCTTTGATTGGGTTCCTCCTGTCCATTCCACGCCTACCAAATATGGTGGATAAGACTGACTTCGAAATTGAAGGCTTGGACTTCATGTTCATGTCAGACAATAAACTGCAATACAGAAGTGCCCGGACCAAGGAGCTAGACAGTCTGCTGGGTGACCTGCACTCTGAGATCAGAGACCAGGAAACACTCATCATGCACCAGCTGCAAACACGGATCCTGGAGAAGTCTGAAGTACTTAACAGTGTGATTGAGTACACTGCACACCTTGATGTGCTGCTAGCCTTGGCAGCGATGGCCCGGGAAAATGCCTATTGCCGACCTCGCTTTACTCACCGCCACGGCTTCCACATCAAGGATGGAAGACATCCACTCATGGAACTATGTGCAAAGACTTTTGTGGCCAACCCTGTCAACAGCGGCGAGGCTACCAGACGAATAAAGATCATCACAGGGCCCAACTCTTCTGGAAAGAGCGTTTACCTAAAGCAAGTAGGTCTTATAGTGTTCATGGCTCTAATCGGCAGTTACgtccctgcagcagaggcagagattGGAGTAATTGATGGGATTTACACAAGAATCCACAGTAGGGAATCAGTTTCTGTAGGGCTCTCCACGTTCATGATTGATCTTAACCAGGTTGCCAAGGCTGTAAACAATGCCACAGAGAGGTCCCTAGTACTTATTGATGAGTTTGGTAAAGGGACCAACACAGTGGATGGCCTGTCCCTTCTGGCTGCTGTCCTGAGGTACTGGATCAGACAAGGAACACAGTGTCCACAGGTCTTTGTCTCTACTAATTTTCACAGTTTGATGCAACTAGAACTCCTGCCTGACACACCTCTTCTGGAGTACCTGACCATGGAGACCCATCAGGATGGAGAGGAGTTGATATTTTTCTATCAGATCAAAGAGGGCTTGTCCACTATTAGTCATGCTGCCAATATTGCTGCATTAGCAGGAATGCCAGCCAAAATTATTGAAAGAGGAGTGGAAGTATCAGAACTGATCCGCAATGGAAAGCCTATCAAACGTCTTGATCATCCTTCAAAAGGTGATAGGATGGAAAAATGCAAGTCTGTTGTGGAAAAGTTTCTTAGCATAGACCTTGACGATCCCCAAGTAGACTTAGAAGAATTCATGTCTAAAGAGGTGTTGCCTTCTGCAGCCTCAGTCCTGTAG